Within Candidatus Bathyarchaeota archaeon, the genomic segment GGTCATGGCTATAAAGTTATTATCATCCAGTTTATGAAGGGACGTAAGGATATTGGAGAGTATAAGATTAAGGATAGGCTTAGTCCCGAATATGAGATTTACCAGTTTGGGCGTAAGGGGTTCGTTGACCTTAAGAATCCCTTGCCCATCGACCGTAAGTTGGCAAATGAGGGGCTTGCCTTCGCTAAGGAAGCCTTGAAGAGAAAGCCGCACTTGCTGATTCTAGACGAGATTAACTTGGCGGTTGCCGCTGGACTGATAAGGGTCGAAGATGTTCTGAGCCTTTTGGACAGCGTCCCTCCATCGACAACGGTTGTTTTAACGGGTAGGATGGCTCCAAAGGAACTTGTTGACCGTGCGGATCTTGTGACTGAGATGCGGGAAATTAGGCATCCGATGAGAAAGGGTGTACCTGCACGCAGGGGGATCGAGTATTAGAA encodes:
- a CDS encoding cob(I)yrinic acid a,c-diamide adenosyltransferase, encoding MVGSLEGQRRATNRSRRGLIHLYTGDGEGKSITAFGLALRSVGHGYKVIIIQFMKGRKDIGEYKIKDRLSPEYEIYQFGRKGFVDLKNPLPIDRKLANEGLAFAKEALKRKPHLLILDEINLAVAAGLIRVEDVLSLLDSVPPSTTVVLTGRMAPKELVDRADLVTEMREIRHPMRKGVPARRGIEY